The Niastella koreensis GR20-10 genome includes a window with the following:
- a CDS encoding homogentisate 1,2-dioxygenase has translation MPYYYKLGNIPHKRHTQFRKPDGSLYAEQLFSTEGFSNDYSLLYHCHPPTAIIKTEPSYDVSPKVAEEKMLRHRSLEGFKVKPAMDYLQSRVPVLVNNDCHIVLAAPQGGMQDYFYKNADADEMIFIHEGEGVLRTMYGELPFSYGDYLVVPRGTIYQIQFMDTNNRLFIVESFSPIRFPKKYLSKNGQLLEHAPYCERDIRAPQNLPTFDQKGDFLIRTKKRGMMYNLHYGHHPFDIVGWDGYCYPFAFSIHDFEPITGRVHQPPPVHQTFEANNFVVCSFCPRLFDYHPNSIPAPYNHSNIDSDEVLYYVDGDFMSRKNVTRGMITLHPAGIPHGPHPGTVEKSIGAKETKELAVMVDTFHPLQLTQEALGIENANYTMSWAE, from the coding sequence ATGCCATATTATTATAAATTAGGGAACATTCCGCACAAGCGGCATACCCAGTTCCGCAAACCCGATGGTTCCCTGTATGCAGAACAGTTGTTCTCTACCGAAGGGTTTTCCAACGACTACTCGTTGTTGTACCATTGCCATCCGCCTACCGCTATTATAAAAACAGAGCCTTCCTACGATGTATCGCCCAAAGTGGCCGAGGAAAAAATGCTGCGTCATCGCAGTTTAGAAGGGTTTAAGGTAAAACCGGCCATGGACTATTTGCAAAGCCGCGTTCCGGTGCTGGTAAACAATGATTGCCATATAGTGCTGGCGGCGCCACAGGGCGGCATGCAGGATTATTTTTACAAGAATGCCGATGCCGATGAAATGATCTTTATTCATGAAGGTGAAGGCGTACTGCGCACTATGTATGGCGAATTGCCATTTAGCTATGGCGATTACCTGGTTGTTCCCCGCGGCACCATTTACCAGATCCAGTTCATGGATACCAATAACCGCCTGTTTATTGTGGAGTCGTTTAGTCCCATCCGGTTCCCTAAAAAATACCTGAGCAAGAATGGACAGTTACTGGAACACGCGCCTTATTGCGAACGCGATATAAGGGCTCCGCAAAACCTGCCCACTTTTGATCAGAAAGGTGATTTTCTCATCCGCACCAAAAAGCGGGGCATGATGTATAACCTGCATTATGGCCATCATCCGTTTGATATAGTAGGGTGGGACGGGTATTGTTATCCGTTTGCATTCAGTATTCACGATTTTGAACCCATCACCGGCCGGGTGCACCAGCCGCCACCTGTGCACCAGACATTTGAGGCTAATAATTTTGTGGTGTGTTCATTCTGTCCGCGGCTGTTCGATTATCACCCGAATTCCATTCCGGCGCCGTATAACCACAGTAATATAGACAGCGATGAAGTGTTGTATTATGTAGATGGTGATTTTATGAGCCGTAAGAATGTAACCCGGGGCATGATAACGCTGCACCCTGCCGGCATTCCGCATGGCCCGCATCCGGGCACGGTGGAAAAAAGTATTGGTGCAAAGGAAACAAAAGAACTGGCCGTAATGGTAGATACATTTCATCCATTACAATTGACCCAGGAAGCATTAGGCATTGAAAATGCCAATTATACAATGAGTTGGGCGGAGTAG
- a CDS encoding SRPBCC domain-containing protein, with protein sequence MKKSLILTKERQIEATAEKVWSVLTENQWIEQWLGVQMITDWKIGSPIAFTFVYKDKEVKDKGSLLQFEVGKVLSYNYWSVFSATEDSPENYSDITFTITPEEKGVLLQLTQTNFTSQMMFAHAEKNWAETLDTIKQLAEEEAGYRI encoded by the coding sequence ATGAAAAAGAGCTTAATCCTTACCAAAGAAAGACAAATAGAGGCTACCGCGGAAAAAGTATGGAGCGTTTTAACCGAAAACCAGTGGATTGAACAGTGGCTGGGCGTACAAATGATCACAGACTGGAAAATCGGCAGCCCCATTGCCTTTACTTTCGTATATAAAGACAAAGAAGTAAAAGACAAAGGCTCCCTGTTGCAGTTTGAAGTGGGAAAAGTGCTGTCTTATAACTATTGGAGCGTATTTTCAGCTACCGAAGACAGTCCGGAGAACTATTCAGACATCACTTTCACCATTACGCCCGAAGAAAAAGGTGTTTTGCTACAATTGACTCAAACTAATTTTACCTCCCAGATGATGTTCGCCCATGCCGAAAAGAACTGGGCCGAAACCCTCGATACTATAAAACAACTGGCTGAAGAAGAAGCGGGTTACCGGATCTAA
- a CDS encoding metallophosphoesterase family protein translates to MKRIGLISDTHGFLDDAVFKHFDNCDEIWHAGDFGNIALANKLAGFKPLKGVYGNIDGQDIRSVYPEKLRFTCEGVNVYMIHIGGYPPKYNTEVKKELTANPPQLFICGHSHILKVMFDDKLQCLHMNPGAAGNQGWHKIRTLIRFVIDGNNMKDCEVIELGKRILSS, encoded by the coding sequence ATGAAGCGAATAGGATTGATATCTGATACGCACGGCTTTCTGGACGACGCAGTTTTCAAACACTTTGATAACTGCGACGAGATCTGGCATGCCGGTGATTTCGGGAATATCGCCCTCGCTAATAAACTGGCCGGTTTTAAACCTTTAAAAGGGGTTTATGGGAATATCGATGGCCAGGACATTCGCTCCGTATACCCGGAAAAATTACGCTTTACCTGCGAAGGTGTGAACGTTTATATGATCCACATTGGCGGCTACCCACCCAAATACAATACCGAAGTAAAAAAAGAACTCACCGCCAACCCGCCGCAACTGTTTATCTGCGGACACTCTCATATTCTTAAAGTGATGTTCGACGACAAACTTCAATGCCTGCACATGAACCCCGGCGCCGCAGGCAACCAGGGTTGGCATAAAATTAGAACCTTGATTCGCTTTGTTATTGATGGTAATAATATGAAGGATTGTGAAGTGATTGAATTAGGCAAACGGATTCTTAGTTCATAG